In a genomic window of Clavelina lepadiformis chromosome 7, kaClaLepa1.1, whole genome shotgun sequence:
- the LOC143465560 gene encoding sialin-like isoform X1: MTDKTANVLTESHKGGFYIRQRYVIAVLGFFGLFNVACMRHNLNLAIVVMVNNTAHNHTEAGTFHWNSKDQGLLLGSYFYGYAAGNLIGGWMASKYGFRNVYGITIFLSAIFTVATPLAAHTNFYLAVVCRALVGLFHGGVFPAMNYAFSNWAPPFEVSILSSIAASGITVGLLVIFPLVGMILEFLNWEAVFYITGGVAIFGDIFFFIFASDSPSNNKWISEREKLYIKKCIGNKEAYSKPKSTPWKSIFTSKCVWGLFACHSADAFVQNLVAVILPTYLSEVFYFDVTQSGLVMVLPFLMQGVVIVIGSQITDFLRRKRLITTTRIRKINSSISLLISGLCLVITGYVGGNHYAVIGLFTTSIAIVGLAYPGYMCTPLDIAPRYSGIIYGVSNSIASLVAFLGPFLSGYIVTDQICKAFGYALAKSFLVNIRT; the protein is encoded by the exons ATGACAGACAAAACCGCAAATGTTTTAACTGAG TCTCACAAAGGTGGCTTCTACATACGTCAGAGATACGTCATAGCAGTTTTAGGTTTCTTTGGTTTGTTCAACGTCGCATGCATGCGGCATAACCTCAACCTTGCAATAGTGGTGATGGTAAATAACACAGCACACAATCATACGGAGGCA GGAACTTTTCATTGGAACAGCAAAGATCAAGGATTGTTACTCGGGTCTTATTTCTACGGATATGCAGCAGGAAATTTAATTGGTGGCTGGATGGCCAGCAAATATGGATTTCGTAACGTGTACGGAATCACCATATTTTTATCAGCAATTTTCACTGTCGCTACACCACTAGCAGCGCATACCAACTTCTACTTGGCTGTGGTGTGCAGAGCTTTAGTTGGATTATTTCAC GGAGGAGTTTTTCCCGCCATGAATTATGCTTTTTCCAACTGGGCACCACCTTTCGAAGTTAGCATATTATCTTCTATTGCCGCTTCCGGCATAACTGTCGGTTTGCTTGTTATATTCCCATTAGTCGGAATGATTCTGGAATTCCTAAACTGGGAAGCAGTATTTTACATCACAG GAGGTGTCGCCATTTTCGGAGACATCTTcttctttatttttgcatCTGATTCTCCTTCCAACAACAAGTGGATTTCCGAAAGAGAAAAACTCTATATCAAAAAATGCATTGGAAACAAAGAG GCTTATAGCAAACCGAAGTCAACACCATGGAAGTCGATCTTTACATCAAAATGTGTGTGGGGATTGTTTGCATGTCATTCAGCTGACGCCTTTGTGCAAAATTTAGTTGCGGTTATACTGCCAACTTATCTGTCAgaggttttttattttgacgtcacTCAG AGTGGTCTAGTGATGGTTCTTCCTTTTTTGATGCAAGGAGTTGTGATTGTTATAGGTAGTCAAATTACAGACTTTTTACGAAGAAAGAGATTAATAACAACTACACGGATTAGGAAGATAAATTCATCCATATCTTTATTAATATCTGGATTGTGTCTTGTTATAACTGGGTATGTTGGAGGAAATCACTATGCTGTAATCGGTCTTTTCACCACCAGCATTGCAATTGTTGGTCTCGCAT ATCCAGGCTATATGTGTACTCCCCTTGATATTGCTCCTAGATACAGCGGAATAATTTATGGTGTTTCCAACTCAATTGCAAGTCTTGTGGCTTTTCTGGGACCGTTTCTATCTGGTTACATCGTTACAGACCAGATATGTAAAG CATTCGGTTACGCTCTGGCAAAATCTTTTCTGGTTAACATTCGGACTTAA
- the LOC143465560 gene encoding sialin-like isoform X2: MTDKTANVLTESHKGGFYIRQRYVIAVLGFFGLFNVACMRHNLNLAIVVMVNNTAHNHTEAGTFHWNSKDQGLLLGSYFYGYAAGNLIGGWMASKYGFRNVYGITIFLSAIFTVATPLAAHTNFYLAVVCRALVGLFHGGVFPAMNYAFSNWAPPFEVSILSSIAASGITVGLLVIFPLVGMILEFLNWEAVFYITGGVAIFGDIFFFIFASDSPSNNKWISEREKLYIKKCIGNKEAYSKPKSTPWKSIFTSKCVWGLFACHSADAFVQNLVAVILPTYLSEVFYFDVTQSGLVMVLPFLMQGVVIVIGSQITDFLRRKRLITTTRIRKINSSISLLISGLCLVITGSRLYVYSP, from the exons ATGACAGACAAAACCGCAAATGTTTTAACTGAG TCTCACAAAGGTGGCTTCTACATACGTCAGAGATACGTCATAGCAGTTTTAGGTTTCTTTGGTTTGTTCAACGTCGCATGCATGCGGCATAACCTCAACCTTGCAATAGTGGTGATGGTAAATAACACAGCACACAATCATACGGAGGCA GGAACTTTTCATTGGAACAGCAAAGATCAAGGATTGTTACTCGGGTCTTATTTCTACGGATATGCAGCAGGAAATTTAATTGGTGGCTGGATGGCCAGCAAATATGGATTTCGTAACGTGTACGGAATCACCATATTTTTATCAGCAATTTTCACTGTCGCTACACCACTAGCAGCGCATACCAACTTCTACTTGGCTGTGGTGTGCAGAGCTTTAGTTGGATTATTTCAC GGAGGAGTTTTTCCCGCCATGAATTATGCTTTTTCCAACTGGGCACCACCTTTCGAAGTTAGCATATTATCTTCTATTGCCGCTTCCGGCATAACTGTCGGTTTGCTTGTTATATTCCCATTAGTCGGAATGATTCTGGAATTCCTAAACTGGGAAGCAGTATTTTACATCACAG GAGGTGTCGCCATTTTCGGAGACATCTTcttctttatttttgcatCTGATTCTCCTTCCAACAACAAGTGGATTTCCGAAAGAGAAAAACTCTATATCAAAAAATGCATTGGAAACAAAGAG GCTTATAGCAAACCGAAGTCAACACCATGGAAGTCGATCTTTACATCAAAATGTGTGTGGGGATTGTTTGCATGTCATTCAGCTGACGCCTTTGTGCAAAATTTAGTTGCGGTTATACTGCCAACTTATCTGTCAgaggttttttattttgacgtcacTCAG AGTGGTCTAGTGATGGTTCTTCCTTTTTTGATGCAAGGAGTTGTGATTGTTATAGGTAGTCAAATTACAGACTTTTTACGAAGAAAGAGATTAATAACAACTACACGGATTAGGAAGATAAATTCATCCATATCTTTATTAATATCTGGATTGTGTCTTGTTATAACTGG ATCCAGGCTATATGTGTACTCCCCTTGA
- the LOC143465560 gene encoding sialin-like isoform X3, with translation MTDKTANVLTESHKGGFYIRQRYVIAVLGFFGLFNVACMRHNLNLAIVVMVNNTAHNHTEAGTFHWNSKDQGLLLGSYFYGYAAGNLIGGWMASKYGFRNVYGITIFLSAIFTVATPLAAHTNFYLAVVCRALVGLFHGGVFPAMNYAFSNWAPPFEVSILSSIAASGITVGLLVIFPLVGMILEFLNWEAVFYITGGVAIFGDIFFFIFASDSPSNNKWISEREKLYIKKCIGNKEAYSKPKSTPWKSIFTSKCVWGLFACHSADAFVQNLVAVILPTYLSEVFYFDVTQP, from the exons ATGACAGACAAAACCGCAAATGTTTTAACTGAG TCTCACAAAGGTGGCTTCTACATACGTCAGAGATACGTCATAGCAGTTTTAGGTTTCTTTGGTTTGTTCAACGTCGCATGCATGCGGCATAACCTCAACCTTGCAATAGTGGTGATGGTAAATAACACAGCACACAATCATACGGAGGCA GGAACTTTTCATTGGAACAGCAAAGATCAAGGATTGTTACTCGGGTCTTATTTCTACGGATATGCAGCAGGAAATTTAATTGGTGGCTGGATGGCCAGCAAATATGGATTTCGTAACGTGTACGGAATCACCATATTTTTATCAGCAATTTTCACTGTCGCTACACCACTAGCAGCGCATACCAACTTCTACTTGGCTGTGGTGTGCAGAGCTTTAGTTGGATTATTTCAC GGAGGAGTTTTTCCCGCCATGAATTATGCTTTTTCCAACTGGGCACCACCTTTCGAAGTTAGCATATTATCTTCTATTGCCGCTTCCGGCATAACTGTCGGTTTGCTTGTTATATTCCCATTAGTCGGAATGATTCTGGAATTCCTAAACTGGGAAGCAGTATTTTACATCACAG GAGGTGTCGCCATTTTCGGAGACATCTTcttctttatttttgcatCTGATTCTCCTTCCAACAACAAGTGGATTTCCGAAAGAGAAAAACTCTATATCAAAAAATGCATTGGAAACAAAGAG GCTTATAGCAAACCGAAGTCAACACCATGGAAGTCGATCTTTACATCAAAATGTGTGTGGGGATTGTTTGCATGTCATTCAGCTGACGCCTTTGTGCAAAATTTAGTTGCGGTTATACTGCCAACTTATCTGTCAgaggttttttattttgacgtcacTCAG CCGTAG